The nucleotide sequence TTGGCCGAAACATGATCATCCTGAGCGATGTAGCGCACCAACGCCCTCAAATCCATAAGAGCACGCTGGGTCTAGACTACTTGGAAATCCATGTCTCGATAAGTCCGCGAATTTCCTCATGAGGCACAACATCTCCCCGCCGGACATCTTCTCTCGCAGCTTCTATGGCTGCGAGAAAATGGATACGCTCTTCGATCTCGGACCAGGATGCATCGTCAGGAAGATCCCTGATGGTTTCCATCGCCAATTGCTTCGTTGACATGAATCACTTATGCCTCAAACCGGCTGTTGATCAATCCTCCAATTTCCAAACCCGGTCAACAATCCACGGAATATCCATCACTGCCCCTTCGCAGCCGCCGCTCCCGTCACCGCCGTCCAGTCGACGGTGCCGTGGTCGAGGCGCTGCACCTCGCTGGAATAGACGGCGTCCTCGTTTTTCGGATCGAGATCGGCTGCGAGCTGGATGAAGTAACGGGCGAGCTTCTGATCTTCCAATCCCCCTTGTTTGGCGAGGAGCAGTCCGCGGGTCAGGATGAGCCGGGAGAACGCCTGAGGGCTGTAGTTGCTCTCGGAGGCTTCCGGAAGGATACCCTTGGCCAGTTGGAAGTTCAGCACCACGGCACGCTTGTTCCGCGGAGACAACTGGAGTGCCAGGCCGATCATGTGGCGTGCTTCCGTGAGCGATGCCGGGGAGGCCTTGGCGGCGATGAGATGGTTCGAGGCCACGGCGGACAGGTTCGTGGCGTAGTCCTCGCGCTCGGAGTCGAGCATGCCCAAAGCCTGTGAAAAGATGCTTTTCTCCACCTTCGGAGCGTTCCAGACGAAAGTCTTCGCAATCTCCTGAGCCCCGAGAACCGATACCGTGGCGCATATCGCCGCCGTTGCTTGCCAAAAACGCATCATCTGCGCTAAGGATGGGAAAAGAACGTTCTTTGGCAAGTGGCAATCAGCTTCCTGATGACAATCCCCGACCCCGCACCGACAAAACATGAGCTCCGCAGCCGGATGCGGCAATTGCTGCGCGCGAGAGCTCCAAGCGCGCCCGGGGTGTTCACCGAACTCCGGGAATGGCTTTCCGTCCGCCCGGAACTACAAACCATCGCGGTATATTCGCCGCTCCCGGGTGAGGTCGACCTGTCGGCAACCATCGCCGCGCTGCCGGAAGTCCGTTGGGTCTATCCACGGGTCGCCGGCGAACACCTGAGTTTCCACATGGGAGGCGATCTGGTCCCCGGCAGCTTCGGTATCCTCGAGCCGGCGGAAAATGCCGGGGAGATCCCCGTTCTTGAGATAGACGCCTTCCTCTGCCCCGGTCTTGCCTTTGACAAACGAGGCGGCCGCCTCGGACGTGGCCGGGGTTTCTACGACCGCGTGCTGGCCAATGCGCGGCCCGACTCGCTCAACATCGGAGTCTGCCACGATTTCCAAATGGTGGATGACACTTTTTCCGAGCCACACGATGTTTTCATGGACAAGGTGTTCGAATACCGGACATAGGACGCGCGTCATTGAAAGCCGGAACGCGAGGGGGCTGAAATGTTCTGCAGGAGGTTGATCGGAGCGCCGGAGGTCACCTGTTGGGATCAGATCCCGGGCGAGTGGCCGTATTAACTTGAAAAATCCCGCAAAACGATTTTTTCAAACAAGAATCCTCTCCGGCGGCGCTTAAAGCGGTATCGCAGAGATAGTTGCTATTTCCAATTTTTTCCAAATCCCATGATCGAAGTTGAAAGTCTGACCAAACAGTTCGGAAGCAAACGTGCGGTGAACGACCTCACGTTCACCGTGAAAAAAGGCGAGGTGCTCGGATTTCTCGGGCCGAACGGCGCCGGAAAGTCCACCACCATGCGCATGATCACCGGATTCATCCCGCCAACCGCGGGGAATGCGAAGGTCTGCGGCATCTCGATCGTGGACCGCCCGAACGAGGCGAAGACGAAGATCGGCTACCTGCCGGAATCCGCCCCCCTTTACAACGACATGACGGTGCTCGGCTTCCTGAAATTCTGCGCCGCCATCCGCGGGCTCAAGGGGGTGGCGAAAAATGACGCCATTGAGCGTGCGATCGAGACATGCTTCCTGACCACCGTCGCGAAGCAGTCGATCGACACCCTGTCCAAGGGCTACCGCCACCGGACCTGCCTCGCCCAGGCCCTTCTGCACGACCCCGAGGTCCTCATCCTCGACGAGCCCACCGACGGTCTCGATCCGAACCAGAAGTTCGAAGTCCGCCAGCTCATCAAGCGGCTCGGCAAGACAAAGGCCATCCTTTTTTCAACCCACATCCTTGAGGAGGTGGAAGCCTCATGCAGCCGCGCCGTCATCGTGGACCGCGGAAAAATTGTCGCGGATGGCACACCCGCCGAGTTGGTGGCGCAGTCCGGAACAGGCTCGCTCACCGACCTCTTCCGCAAGGTCACCTCGCGCGATACCGAAGCCGCCGCCTGAAAACCTCCAACCCGCAATTTCCACCATGTCTTCCTGCACCATCTACAAACGCGAGCTGTCCAGCTACTTCTCGCAACCGACGGCATACGCCATCATCGTCATCTTCCTGTTGTTCTCACTCGGACTCACCTTCACCTTCGGCCAGTTCATGCGTGTCGGCGACTCCTCCCTGGAGTGGACCTTCCTCTTCTGGCACCCGTGGGTCTACATGCTGCTGGCACCGGCCGTCGGCATGAAACTCTGGTCGGACGAGCAGCGCACCGGAACCATCGAACTGCTGGGCACGTTTCCGGTCTCCACCTGGAGCGCCATCGTCGGGAAATTCCTCGCGGCCGCCACGGTATGGTTCATCGCTCTGGCGCTCACCTTCCCGATCGTCATCACGGTCAACTACCTGGGAAGCCCGGACAACGGGGCCATCCTCTCCGGCTACATCGGAAGCTTCCTCGTCTGCTGCACCTTCCTCGCAATCACCATGCTGGTATCCGCCTGCACGCGCGACCAGGTGGTCTGCCTCATCGTTTCCGTCTCGGTCTGCGTGCTGCTCCTGCTCTGCGGTTATGACCCGGTCACTCAGGAATTGTCGAAGATCGTTTCCCCCGGCGTTCTCCAGGGCATCGTCTCGTTCGGCGTGTGGGACCACTTCCAGTCCCCGAACAGCGGCCTGTTCCGGTTGAAGGACCTGGTCTGGTTCGGCTCGATCATCTTCGTCTGCCTTCTCGGCACCAGCGCGATCCTCTCTTCCAAGCGCGCGTAACATTCAAAAGCACCTCCTCTCAAACAGCATACCATGTCTGCAAAAACCAACCACCCGGTCACCCGCTCGGCCCTCGGCGTCGCCGCGCTCGTCACCATCGCCCTGCTGGCGAACTGGCTCGTATCCCTCACCCCGGCCGGAAACCGCGGGGCCGACTTCACGGAAAACAAGATCCACACCCTGTCGGACGGCACCCGCTCGCTCCTCACCGAACTGGACACCCCCGTGGTCATCCGCTACTATGCATCCCGTAGCACCGACTACATGCCGGAGGAGC is from Luteolibacter yonseiensis and encodes:
- a CDS encoding 5-formyltetrahydrofolate cyclo-ligase encodes the protein MTIPDPAPTKHELRSRMRQLLRARAPSAPGVFTELREWLSVRPELQTIAVYSPLPGEVDLSATIAALPEVRWVYPRVAGEHLSFHMGGDLVPGSFGILEPAENAGEIPVLEIDAFLCPGLAFDKRGGRLGRGRGFYDRVLANARPDSLNIGVCHDFQMVDDTFSEPHDVFMDKVFEYRT
- a CDS encoding ABC transporter ATP-binding protein, with product MIEVESLTKQFGSKRAVNDLTFTVKKGEVLGFLGPNGAGKSTTMRMITGFIPPTAGNAKVCGISIVDRPNEAKTKIGYLPESAPLYNDMTVLGFLKFCAAIRGLKGVAKNDAIERAIETCFLTTVAKQSIDTLSKGYRHRTCLAQALLHDPEVLILDEPTDGLDPNQKFEVRQLIKRLGKTKAILFSTHILEEVEASCSRAVIVDRGKIVADGTPAELVAQSGTGSLTDLFRKVTSRDTEAAA
- a CDS encoding ABC transporter permease — encoded protein: MSSCTIYKRELSSYFSQPTAYAIIVIFLLFSLGLTFTFGQFMRVGDSSLEWTFLFWHPWVYMLLAPAVGMKLWSDEQRTGTIELLGTFPVSTWSAIVGKFLAAATVWFIALALTFPIVITVNYLGSPDNGAILSGYIGSFLVCCTFLAITMLVSACTRDQVVCLIVSVSVCVLLLLCGYDPVTQELSKIVSPGVLQGIVSFGVWDHFQSPNSGLFRLKDLVWFGSIIFVCLLGTSAILSSKRA